The nucleotide sequence GCGTAAACTCAGCACGAAGGGCGTAAACTCAGCACGAAGGGCGTAAACTCAGCACTAAGTCCGTAAACTCAGCACGAAGGGCGTAAACTAATCAGGAACGTTTGGCGGCGGCTTTGAGGAGGCGGTCCATGATGGCGGCGGCGAGGTCATTGCCGGTGAGTTCGTAGACGTAAATAATGTCGAGCCCTAGAGAATCTAGGCGATGCAGGGCCGAAAAGAGATTATGGGCAATAGATTTAAAATCATCGTCCTGCTCACTTAAGACTTCAACCTCATCCGCCTCAATAGTCCCTTTCCCCATTTGTAAAAAGCCGATTTTTACTGATTGCGCAAAGCCAGGGTTTTCATCCTTCTTTAAAATGACTAATTTGGTATTCGGGGCATAATGGCTCGCTAATTGCCCTGGTGCGAGAGGTCTTTCTAAAACCGCTTTACCGTACTGAACTGAACCGGTGATGCGACGGATGTCCTCTGCACTTATCGCACCCTGACGTAAAATGATCGCTTCACCACTGGTGCAATCCACAATAGTCGACTCTATACCCCAATCACATTCACCACCATCTAAAATAATATCTACTTCTTCACCTAACTGAGAATCCACATGCTCCGCAGTGGTCGGGGAGAGGTAGCCAAAGGGATTCGCACTAGGAGCGGCCACGGGAATTTTTGCTTCACTTAATAACGCTAATGCTAAAGGATGGGCAGGCATGCGGATTGCCACCGTATCTAAACCAGCAGTAATGAGTTCAGGCACTAAATCAGTTTTTTTGAAAACGATTGTAATTGGACCAGGCCAAAAAGCCTCGGCTAAATCCGAGGCCACTTTGGGAACTTCTTGAACTAAGTCAGTGACTTGGTACATCTCCGCAATATGAACAATAAGCGGATCATATTTGGGCCGCTTCTTGGCTTTAAAAATCTTTTCACAAGCTTCTGCAGACAGAGCATTCGCACCGAGACCATAAACCGTCTCAGTTGCAAAAGCCACCAAATTATTTTTTTGTAAATGCTTGGCAGCTTTTTTAATGTTTTCCTCTGTCCCTCGGAAAATCGCCATTTTTTTAAGCTTTGTCCTCAGCTTCCATTTTTGCCGCTTTTTCGAGAACCATTTCATCCATGCCTTTTTTGTAGGCAATCATTTTCTCACGATACTCAGGAAATTTCCCACCGAGTATTTGCACCGCGAGCAGGCCTGCATTTTTAGCATTATTAATGGCAACACTCGCAACTGGAACTCCGCCGGGCATTTGCACAATGGAGAGCAAAGAATCCAAACCTTGAAGATTCGAACTGCGCACCGGGACACCGATGATTGGGAGCGGAGAAATAGCTGCCACCATACCTGGCAAGTGAGCGGCACCACCGGCACCAGCAATAATCACTTCTAAGCCACGGTCGGCTGCTGACTCTGAATACTTATATAGCTTATCAGGTGTTCTATGTGCAGAGACAATAGAGATTTCGTAAGGCACGCCGAATTCTTTCATAATTTCGCGTGCTGCATCCATAACTGGTAGATCTGAATCACTACCCATAATAATTCCAACGACTGGCTTCGACATAATTTACTCCGAGATAACTTTTAAATTTTTCTTAACGATCAGAGCCTTATCTAAGGCATCTTCTAAAACTGTGGAAGTCACTGTGACGTGACCCATTTTGCGAAAACCGCGGGTCTCTGCTTTGCCATACATATGCAATGAAACTCCAGGGATGTGGAGACAAACTTCAAGGCCATGGAGGTATGGCTCACCCGTGTAGCCTGGCTCACCTAAAAGGTTGTACATAACACAGGGACGCGTTTGATCCGGCGAGCCTAGGGGCAGGCCTGCTACCGCGCGAATATGCTGTTCATACTGACTCGTCACACAAGCCTCGATAGTATAATGCCCAGAGTTATGAGGACGTGGTGCGACTTCATTAACAAAAATCTCACCTGCTTTGTCCACAAACATTTCTACGCCAAAAATACCTGCACCACCCAGTGCCTCAATAGTTTTCTCCGCTAGATCACGTGCCTTCGCTTCGAGTTCAGGGGAAATTCTTGCAGGGACAATGCATAGATCGAGAATATTTGAGCGATCATCAAAAGTCATTTCAGTCACGGGGTAAGAGACGATATCTCCATCAATCCCGCGTGCGACCATCACTCCCAATTCCATCTCGAGATCTACCATTTTTTCGAGCATGCAAGCTCCTGGCAATTTTTCTGCCATGGCCGTTTTGTCTTTCATCACTAATACGCCCTTGCCATCGTAGCCACCCTTACGAGTTTTCTGTACTAGGGGGAAACCGAAAGTGGCGAAGTCCGCATCATCTTTTAATTCAATGAAGGCAGGGGTACTAATGCCTGCCTCTGCAATACACTGCTTTTGTAAGAGCTTATCTTGAATCACTGACAAAACACGAGGATCGGGATGAATTTTATTGCCCTGATCAGCAAGCTCAATTAAGACCTTGGTATCGACATGTTCCAAATCATAAGTACAAATATCAGTCTCTTCGACAATTTTCTTTAAACTTTCCGGATCATTCCAAGAACCAATAATCTGTGAATCTGCAACTTGTCCTGCAGGAGAATTCTCACCTGGATCTAACACGATTACGTGAAAACCCATCTTT is from Lentisphaera profundi and encodes:
- a CDS encoding L-threonylcarbamoyladenylate synthase — protein: MAIFRGTEENIKKAAKHLQKNNLVAFATETVYGLGANALSAEACEKIFKAKKRPKYDPLIVHIAEMYQVTDLVQEVPKVASDLAEAFWPGPITIVFKKTDLVPELITAGLDTVAIRMPAHPLALALLSEAKIPVAAPSANPFGYLSPTTAEHVDSQLGEEVDIILDGGECDWGIESTIVDCTSGEAIILRQGAISAEDIRRITGSVQYGKAVLERPLAPGQLASHYAPNTKLVILKKDENPGFAQSVKIGFLQMGKGTIEADEVEVLSEQDDDFKSIAHNLFSALHRLDSLGLDIIYVYELTGNDLAAAIMDRLLKAAAKRS
- the purE gene encoding 5-(carboxyamino)imidazole ribonucleotide mutase; protein product: MSKPVVGIIMGSDSDLPVMDAAREIMKEFGVPYEISIVSAHRTPDKLYKYSESAADRGLEVIIAGAGGAAHLPGMVAAISPLPIIGVPVRSSNLQGLDSLLSIVQMPGGVPVASVAINNAKNAGLLAVQILGGKFPEYREKMIAYKKGMDEMVLEKAAKMEAEDKA
- the purK gene encoding 5-(carboxyamino)imidazole ribonucleotide synthase; this translates as MKTIGIIGGGQLGRMMTQAAKKMGFHVIVLDPGENSPAGQVADSQIIGSWNDPESLKKIVEETDICTYDLEHVDTKVLIELADQGNKIHPDPRVLSVIQDKLLQKQCIAEAGISTPAFIELKDDADFATFGFPLVQKTRKGGYDGKGVLVMKDKTAMAEKLPGACMLEKMVDLEMELGVMVARGIDGDIVSYPVTEMTFDDRSNILDLCIVPARISPELEAKARDLAEKTIEALGGAGIFGVEMFVDKAGEIFVNEVAPRPHNSGHYTIEACVTSQYEQHIRAVAGLPLGSPDQTRPCVMYNLLGEPGYTGEPYLHGLEVCLHIPGVSLHMYGKAETRGFRKMGHVTVTSTVLEDALDKALIVKKNLKVISE